One window from the genome of Magnolia sinica isolate HGM2019 chromosome 4, MsV1, whole genome shotgun sequence encodes:
- the LOC131242592 gene encoding uncharacterized protein LOC131242592, whose protein sequence is MFHRYGSPSMIDIEVFSSAYRARLAEAELAGAIPDNISLEVSSPGVERLIQIPQELDRFKDLPMYVKYVTEVVANRPSQESDGVFKLVSFDLDSRHCTWSLADVRINRESAGKGRPLCKKQREWRLQTPFDSLRLVRLYSEF, encoded by the exons ATGTTTCATAGGTATGGCTCTCCCAGTATGATTGACATTGAAGTTTTCTCATCTGCCTATCGAGCGCGTTTGGCTGAAGCAGAGCTTGCTGGAGCTATACCAGATAACATTTCCTTGGAA GTATCTTCTCCTGGCGTTGAAAGGCTCATCCAAATTCCCCAAGAGCTTGATCGGTTCAAGGACTTGCCAATGTATGTGAAGTATGTCACCGAGGTGGTTGCAAACAGGCCATCACAGGAAAGCGACGGTGTTTTCAAGCTTGTTTCGTTTGATTTGGATTCAAGACACTGCACTTGGAGTTTAGCAGATGTGAGGATAAACAGAGAATCGGCAGGGAAAGGAAGACCACTGTGCAAAAAGCAAAGAGAATGGCGGTTGCAGACCCCTTTTGATTCCTTGCGCCTAGTTCGATTGTATTCTGAATTTTGA